In Balaenoptera ricei isolate mBalRic1 chromosome 7, mBalRic1.hap2, whole genome shotgun sequence, a single window of DNA contains:
- the CNPPD1 gene encoding protein CNPPD1 isoform X1, with protein sequence MGRPEPAPRGVPVTLLLRRAAAGGAMDLAGLLLDEEGTFSLTGFQDFTFLPGHQKLSARIRRRLYYGWEWEADCSLEELSSPVADIAVELLQKAAPSPIRRLQKKYVAHVSREACISPCAMMLALVYIERLRHRNPDYLQHVSSSDLFLISMMVASKYLYDEGEEEEVFNDEWGTAGGVAVPTLNALERGFLSAMDWRLYTDPREIFEVLSWLESCVAEQQGRRRGWYTYTDLCVLLEQPAWQLALGSLCQRLAKLSCLLAMAYVSSVALAVASMAVIHQSLGLSCSPPPGPPDLGLASRCLLEPCISASVPRCLPSPANVSSCLEVDVGLRPLRGSLLASLTPPSLPPPAPPAPPTLLHNCPLCQKLQKDSPTCRTCHHPNHTVPTGPPSLWYHSHGLAPPWPWSPMPPLLPQPQQCSLFGIMELARLRSFIFPG encoded by the exons GGCGGCGGCTGGCGGCGCGATGGACCTGGCCGGGCTCCTGCTGGACGAAGAAGGCACATTCTCCCTCACCGGCTTCCAAGACTTCACG TTCCTCCCAGGACACCAGAAGCTGAGTGCCCGGATCCGAAGGAGACTCTACTATGGCTGGGAATGGGAAGCTGATTGTAGCCTGGAAGAGCTCTCCAGCCCTGTGGCAG ACATTGCTGTGGAACTGCTCCAGAAGGCAGCCCCCAGTCCTATTCGCAGGCTCCAGAAGAAATATGTAGCCCATGTGTCCCG GGAGGCATGCATTTCCCCGTGTGCTATGATGCTAGCTCTGGTGTACATTGAGCGGCTCCGGCATCGAAACCCAGACTACCTACAGCATGTGTCATCGTctgacttgttcctgatctccaTG ATGGTGGCCAGTAAGTACCTCTATgatgaaggggaggaggaggaagtcttCAATGATGAATGGGGAACTGCTGGGGGTGTGGCCGTGCCCACTCTCAATGCCCTGGAGAGGGGCTTCCTGAGTGCCATG GATTGGCGTCTCTACACTGACCCTCGGGAGATCTTTGAGGTGCTGAGCTGGCTGGAGAGCTG CGTGGCTGAGCAGCAGGGGCGCCGGCGGGGCTGGTACACCTATACAGACCTGTGTGTGCTGCTGGAGCAGCCTGCCTGGCAACTGGCCCTGGGCTCCCTCTGCCAGCGGCTGGCAAAG TTGTCCTGCCTGTTAGCTATGGCATATGTGAGCAGTGTGGCCCTGGCTGTGGCATCGATGGCCGTAATACACCAGTCCTTGGGGCTGTCCTGCAGCCCCCCACCTGGCCCCCCAGACCTTGGACTGGCCTCCAGGTGCCTTTTGGAACCCTGCATATCTGCTTCGGTGCCACGGTGCCTGCCGTCTCCTGCTAACGTCTCCAGCTGCCTGGAAGTCGACGTAGGGCTGCGTCCACTCCGGGGCAGTCTTCTGGCCTCACTGACTCCACCATCATtgcctcccccagctcctcctgctcctcccactCTTCTCCACAACTGCCCCCTTTGCCAAAAGCTCCAGAAAGACTCCCCGACCTGCCGTACCTGCCACCACCCCAACCATACCGTCCCCACTGGGCCCCCCAGCCTCTGGTACCACTCCCATGGCCTGGCTCCCCCCTGGCCTTGGAGCCCGATGCCCCCGCTGCTCCCACAGCCCCAGCAGTGTTCCCTCTTCGGCATCATGGAACTGGCCCGCCTTAGGTCTTTCATTTTTCCAGGCTAG
- the CNPPD1 gene encoding protein CNPPD1 isoform X2 produces the protein MDLAGLLLDEEGTFSLTGFQDFTFLPGHQKLSARIRRRLYYGWEWEADCSLEELSSPVADIAVELLQKAAPSPIRRLQKKYVAHVSREACISPCAMMLALVYIERLRHRNPDYLQHVSSSDLFLISMMVASKYLYDEGEEEEVFNDEWGTAGGVAVPTLNALERGFLSAMDWRLYTDPREIFEVLSWLESCVAEQQGRRRGWYTYTDLCVLLEQPAWQLALGSLCQRLAKLSCLLAMAYVSSVALAVASMAVIHQSLGLSCSPPPGPPDLGLASRCLLEPCISASVPRCLPSPANVSSCLEVDVGLRPLRGSLLASLTPPSLPPPAPPAPPTLLHNCPLCQKLQKDSPTCRTCHHPNHTVPTGPPSLWYHSHGLAPPWPWSPMPPLLPQPQQCSLFGIMELARLRSFIFPG, from the exons ATGGACCTGGCCGGGCTCCTGCTGGACGAAGAAGGCACATTCTCCCTCACCGGCTTCCAAGACTTCACG TTCCTCCCAGGACACCAGAAGCTGAGTGCCCGGATCCGAAGGAGACTCTACTATGGCTGGGAATGGGAAGCTGATTGTAGCCTGGAAGAGCTCTCCAGCCCTGTGGCAG ACATTGCTGTGGAACTGCTCCAGAAGGCAGCCCCCAGTCCTATTCGCAGGCTCCAGAAGAAATATGTAGCCCATGTGTCCCG GGAGGCATGCATTTCCCCGTGTGCTATGATGCTAGCTCTGGTGTACATTGAGCGGCTCCGGCATCGAAACCCAGACTACCTACAGCATGTGTCATCGTctgacttgttcctgatctccaTG ATGGTGGCCAGTAAGTACCTCTATgatgaaggggaggaggaggaagtcttCAATGATGAATGGGGAACTGCTGGGGGTGTGGCCGTGCCCACTCTCAATGCCCTGGAGAGGGGCTTCCTGAGTGCCATG GATTGGCGTCTCTACACTGACCCTCGGGAGATCTTTGAGGTGCTGAGCTGGCTGGAGAGCTG CGTGGCTGAGCAGCAGGGGCGCCGGCGGGGCTGGTACACCTATACAGACCTGTGTGTGCTGCTGGAGCAGCCTGCCTGGCAACTGGCCCTGGGCTCCCTCTGCCAGCGGCTGGCAAAG TTGTCCTGCCTGTTAGCTATGGCATATGTGAGCAGTGTGGCCCTGGCTGTGGCATCGATGGCCGTAATACACCAGTCCTTGGGGCTGTCCTGCAGCCCCCCACCTGGCCCCCCAGACCTTGGACTGGCCTCCAGGTGCCTTTTGGAACCCTGCATATCTGCTTCGGTGCCACGGTGCCTGCCGTCTCCTGCTAACGTCTCCAGCTGCCTGGAAGTCGACGTAGGGCTGCGTCCACTCCGGGGCAGTCTTCTGGCCTCACTGACTCCACCATCATtgcctcccccagctcctcctgctcctcccactCTTCTCCACAACTGCCCCCTTTGCCAAAAGCTCCAGAAAGACTCCCCGACCTGCCGTACCTGCCACCACCCCAACCATACCGTCCCCACTGGGCCCCCCAGCCTCTGGTACCACTCCCATGGCCTGGCTCCCCCCTGGCCTTGGAGCCCGATGCCCCCGCTGCTCCCACAGCCCCAGCAGTGTTCCCTCTTCGGCATCATGGAACTGGCCCGCCTTAGGTCTTTCATTTTTCCAGGCTAG